The Betta splendens chromosome 7, fBetSpl5.4, whole genome shotgun sequence genome includes a window with the following:
- the zgc:194242 gene encoding uncharacterized methyltransferase YdaC isoform X2 yields the protein MWAEKIGKQLGKPTRSAAGWLVTRFLVAHNRVLEEGAVQLCGIQPGDVVLELGHGPGLGLQAAANLLTGPTGHLIGVDYSEYMHQLASKKMKELVASGKVTLHHCDVTTMPLSDSTVDRVFHCNCYYFWPDLRKGAAEIHRVMKPGGLMVTTTRLCAVATFAAKKIMPGENWRPEAYMAALRDTGFTDVRMEDKQSRPFNYQAIYATALK from the exons ATGTGGGCTGAGAAAATAGGGAAGCAGCTGGGCAAGCCGACGCGATCAGCGGCAGGCTGGCTGGTCACTAGGTTCCTCGTAGCGCACAACAGGGTCCTGGAGGAGGGCgctgtgcagctgtgtggcATCCAGCCCGGGGACGTGGTGCTGGAACTGGGTCATGGTCCGGGTCTGGGGCTTCAGGCAGCAGCCAACCTGCTCACGGGCCCCACAGGGCACCTCATAGGGGTGGATTACTCAGAGTACATGCACCAG TTGGCAAGTAAGAAAATGAAAGAACTTGTGGCCAGTGGGAAAGTGACCCTACACCACTGTGATGTCACAACGATGCCTCTGTCAGACAGCACAGTGGACAGAGTGTTTCACTGTAACTGCTACTACTTCTGGCCTGATCTCAGGAAGGGAGCAGCAGAGATACATCGTGTGATGAAACCAG GGGGCCTGATGGTGACCACAACGCGATTGTGCGCTGTGGCTACTTTTGCAGCAAAGAAAATCATGCCAGGGGAGAACTGGCGTCCTGAGGCGTATATGGCAGCGCTGAGAGACACTGGCTTCACTGACGTCAGAATGGAAGACAAGCAGAGCAGGCCTTTTAATTATCAGGCTATCTATGCCACTGCCCTTAAATAA
- the zgc:194242 gene encoding uncharacterized methyltransferase YdaC isoform X1, producing the protein MNSAYECSDVDHLLLRTRSQECASRVCLWCLEYVFVASKRISCRISQVMWAEKIGKQLGKPTRSAAGWLVTRFLVAHNRVLEEGAVQLCGIQPGDVVLELGHGPGLGLQAAANLLTGPTGHLIGVDYSEYMHQLASKKMKELVASGKVTLHHCDVTTMPLSDSTVDRVFHCNCYYFWPDLRKGAAEIHRVMKPGGLMVTTTRLCAVATFAAKKIMPGENWRPEAYMAALRDTGFTDVRMEDKQSRPFNYQAIYATALK; encoded by the exons ATGAACTCTGCTTACGAGTGCAGTGACGTGGATCACCTGCTGCTTCGAACGCGTTCGCAGGAATGCGCTTCTCGTGTTTGCTTGTGGTGCCTGGAATACGTTTTTGTAGCCAGTAAACGTATCTCTTGTCGTATTTCTCAAGTGATGTGGGCTGAGAAAATAGGGAAGCAGCTGGGCAAGCCGACGCGATCAGCGGCAGGCTGGCTGGTCACTAGGTTCCTCGTAGCGCACAACAGGGTCCTGGAGGAGGGCgctgtgcagctgtgtggcATCCAGCCCGGGGACGTGGTGCTGGAACTGGGTCATGGTCCGGGTCTGGGGCTTCAGGCAGCAGCCAACCTGCTCACGGGCCCCACAGGGCACCTCATAGGGGTGGATTACTCAGAGTACATGCACCAG TTGGCAAGTAAGAAAATGAAAGAACTTGTGGCCAGTGGGAAAGTGACCCTACACCACTGTGATGTCACAACGATGCCTCTGTCAGACAGCACAGTGGACAGAGTGTTTCACTGTAACTGCTACTACTTCTGGCCTGATCTCAGGAAGGGAGCAGCAGAGATACATCGTGTGATGAAACCAG GGGGCCTGATGGTGACCACAACGCGATTGTGCGCTGTGGCTACTTTTGCAGCAAAGAAAATCATGCCAGGGGAGAACTGGCGTCCTGAGGCGTATATGGCAGCGCTGAGAGACACTGGCTTCACTGACGTCAGAATGGAAGACAAGCAGAGCAGGCCTTTTAATTATCAGGCTATCTATGCCACTGCCCTTAAATAA